Part of the Trichoderma asperellum chromosome 1, complete sequence genome is shown below.
TGGTTTGACTTTGCAGGGTGACGGAAGCAAGGCTGCAAACATATTCAGGCTTCGGATTCTGCTGGCTCGCATTCAAGGGCAGATGTATGACCTCACCTACTCGGTGCGAGCGCGTAATACACGTTTTTCCAGCCAGCATGAAGCCGCTACTGACCGACTAACGCAACTGCTTGACGGATGGCGGAGTTCTGTGCCGCAAGGCTGTCGTGTCGAAGATCTTTCTACACATATGCCAGAAAACATTTTGAGGCATTTTGTGTCGTTGCATCTCGCGTATTATCTATGCCTCTTCATGTCACATCGACTGTACGCTCGAAATGGAGCTTGGATAGACCGCCTGATGGCGTTTCGAGACGGACTGATAGACGGCACTGCCTCAAATGTCATGTCAAGTCTACAATCTAATACAAGACTGCTGCCGACCAATTGGTCCAGCTTTGTAGTGGCCGCGAGATCATGTCTGAGCCTCTGCCAATGTGTCGGTCATGATCAAGCGGCGACATTGTGGTAGGTCCACTTGAATAGGATGGTGTATCTGAATTGCAGACTGACCGAGGGAACTTAGGGGTATTGCTTGCACACATCAAGCTGCACTCGTAATCCTGATTGCAAACAACTTGACAGTTTCGGAGCATCTCCTCCATGACCAGATTGATACCGACTCAGAGCTCATAGAAGAAGCGTTGGCGATATCAGAGAAACTGGGTAGAGACACAAATGACGATGATACGCAAGCCAGTATTTTATCCGCCTGCCTAATGTTGAATGATGGAGCAAAATTGGCGGTCCAAAAGCTTCGTGAGGGCTGTGCTACAGTGCCCTTCATAAAAGACGCGTTCAGCCTTGACTTGGACTTACGGGCTTCATAGGTTAATGATGGTATTGTCTCGAGTTCGCAGAATACTCTCGGGGAAACAGGAGGAATCGGCAGAATGGATGTTACACTGTATACAGAGAACGCCCGGCATCATGTTTGGTGAGATTGTGACTGTGAGATCACCTGCTTCCTGATTGTTTCTATGAATTCAGCGTAGTCAAGAGACATGTTCGAAGGAGAGCAAACCCCAGGGGAAAAACAACTGTTAATACACATTCAATAGTCATCAAACCTCAATCAGCTAACCCACTCTTTTCAGCCTTACAGTGAAAATGCTTCCACAAGGCTGAGAACGGCTCGATGACTTCCCAGGCAGTTATGCACATGCATGGTCGGCGATCTCGACGAGTAATTAACACCGGCAGGCCAGACGGCATTTCAATCTGCGGCATTTATACTGGCCACAGCAAATAACGGGAGACATTGGACTTTTACACAATCTGCAAAAAATTTGTGTCGCCTGATGATCTGTCGCCTCGTTGTCGGCGTGAGGGGCGGTGGCCAGTCAGTCGCGCCTACGCCAATTCTCTCGAAACCACATACGACTTGGCTGTCAATTAGAGCCGATAATCCTTCACGATGCATCCATCTATTGTGGTTGTCATGGTTGCCGTGTGTTGCAAAGAAGATGTCACACAAAAAGAACACTCTCCTTGCGGAGCAATTAGTCCCACTGATATTCAATGTCTGACGCACCTCCCAGTTTGTGTTGTAATTTCATTGCAATGCAAGCTCAAATAATTAATGGAAGTAGGCTTGCCGACTGCGAGGGCCATACTAGTGGTCGGGTTGTTCTTCAGAAACGGCCGAAAGCCCTGAAAATCTGCCGTGGTGCCTGATTGATtcattgattgattgatttttGTATCGCCTAACTGGCGCCCTAGGGTAGGCATGAGGCGTGCTATTCTAGCTTCATCGAAATATACCACCTCGTCAAGACCACCACACCTGATGAGGCTGGCAAGACACCGCGGCTCAAGAGGGTAGCCGGTTGAGCTAACTGTGCGTGCCTGAATGCGACCCATCAGAACGGCAGAACGACCCTGTGGGGCCGGACGCAACGACGCATGGATGGGGTTGGGCTTCGCCACCTCCGTTCGATCGGATGGCTGCTTCAGGTTATCCTCGTATTGAAAATTGAAACAGCACACTTTGTCGATGCCAAACTACCTCACCAGTCGACTAGCGCCTCAAAATAGAAGTCTGTCCTACCGGGCGGCCGTGCGAAGACAAGCATTTAGACAGCAGGTTGCATGCATAGTATGGAATCATTCTTAATTAGTGAGCCGTGTGATTCGGACATCACACCATGCGCACTTTTTCGAATGGCACAATGTCGAGATTACCGATCAGTGTACGAGTTCATACATTTGAAAAGAGTACTCGCCAGGCTGCAGGCGAAAAGAGACTTCAATTATTGCACTCGGAGCGGATATTGCCACCATTGTAGCCAGACGGAGCTTGGGCTTGATGGTTGCGTGTTCGCAGCGTGTCGTTTTGAGATGGTGAGCACGAAAGCTCGCTGTCCTGCTGGCATACATACTTGAACTTGCAGCATACGGAGCAACTACCTGTAAGAGCAGCCCCGTGTACtccaagagagaaaaagttGGAAGAGTAACATGGCATCCTGGTTCTATCTCCACTGTTAATCGATAGCCGGTTAATAGTGAGCTTGCTAGTACTTACTAGCAGCTATATAGTATGCAGCACAGTCAAAAAAACGAGCTTCTTGCTTGGCGACCCAACTAGGATCCATGAGGTCCGGCCTTGTCGCGGATATTCTGCTGCCGGGACTAGGTCGACATGATCTTGGCAGGCCATGCTGCGGGAATTCTCAGAATCCAAGGACGGTACTACCACGGAGGTGAGCGACGGAAAACCTCATACGAATTACTATGTAGGGACAATGGCATAAAATAGCCTGTTACGGTATCTTAAGTACCTACTCGTTGTTAGTAACCGATGGTACATACATAAATTCTATGTCAGTAGTTCGTTATAGCTACTCCGTATACGGAATTTTGCTGGAAGATCACCAGTAGCACTGCCATGGGTGCGGACCTCTCTGGTGGATTCACAAAGCGACTATCTCGGAGAGAGCCGATGATGGACAACTGTCGATCCGTAACTTGAACAAAACTGTAGAGGAGAGAAATAGTAGTAATTTTTATGAAGTAGACGCCATTAATACAATACTTGCAGCAGTGGAATATTGTATATGCCAAAGTGTTGGAGAGCACTCTAGACCTGAGCGTGCATTGTGGAGCGTCACCCGGCATAAACTGATTTCACTGCTTCTCCGCAACCCGCAGCAAGTACAAGTAGGAACTGTTGTGCTTCAACTAGTAAGGAAACATATTCTGCGTTGACAGCATCTTTAGGACTACAGTATTGTCCTATGACTTGAAAATTGACAAGTGGGTAAGCTCACGGGGGCCAGAGCTTGGAGCtagctttctctttcttctgtCAGACGTCACCAACAGTCAATGCATCTGGCACCCGCCGGAAGCTGAAACTGACTGGAGCTGAAGATTGGCTGAACTACCGTACACGGGACTCTTTGTATCGTAGTTTGACAGCCTTTTCAGCTCGTCTGGGATCCAGCAAGATGCAGCAAGGATCAAAGGAAATTATCCTACTGACCTGGCTGCGGTAAACAGAGGGAGCTTCAGGTGATGGAGTTCTTTTTTCGACTTCCTCCTTTAAGCGAAGAGGTAATTGCTCCGTGCTTTTGGCATATCTGCATTTTGTACTATCAAAGCTCGGGTGACCGCTCTTATCATATGTCATTCGTGTTAGTTTGTCAATTCGGAGCACTGTACGGAAATTATACACGCTTGTCCCAGAGTAGCAAGCATTATATTGGCCAAGAACGGCAAAGGAGAGATTTGGCTTAAGGGATGTAGTAGCCGAATTAGGGCAGGGAAAGACGACCAAAGCAGTATAGAGTGGTAACCAGCGGCAGAAGCTGTGTACAAGTAGTACCAGCCCTACTGGATCTACTTCGTGTGGACGAGCACTAGCAGGATATTAGCGAATTTCGTGGTTCTGCTCCCCCAGTGTTGCACAGCACTACCCGAAGTCCGAAGTGCTGGGTATGGATATCTTGCGCGGGTATCTACGTTGTATAAGTTGAATTGCTCGCAAGCAGACAGGCCTGCCGTGTGCAAACGGGACCGCCAAACATCGCTTGGAGATTTTCGTCCGCTAACAAACAGGGGGGAAGTGCCTTTTCCCGTGGTCTGGTCAATTCGACAGCAGGGGTTTGGTGGCGGGGGCAGTGTTGAAGGAGGCTTCCGTCCACCAACTGCGAGAGGCTAGCTGGGCCATGGGGAATATTCCGGTGGCAAGGCTAGGAGGAGCATGGCACGGGATGAACTGGTCGATAAAGGCCAGGCACGAGCACTGATTAAGCGATGGCTCTGGACAGAATGGGGACGAGCAGATAGGACGGCGTCTGCGTTTGGGATAGCGGTTCGTGGATAGCGTGGAATCTGGCACCTCTGTTAGCCAGGGGTAGACGATGGGGGGGGACCGATTCCAtctgcagcaccagcacaTGAACTCTCGGACAATATTACAGACCTGCCAAGCGCCGCCATCTGCGTTATAGCGGCTTGTCGTTTGCCGGTCCAAGCTGGGATGAGAGCACAAAGCACAAGTATGGAGCATGTGCTGTACTAAGCATCACAGAGTAGGGCACATGCATATATGCAAGGGTGGGTGTAAGCAAAGTAAAGtagagcaaagcaaagcagagaGGTCCAGAGTAGAGATCGTGTCTGTGCGGGCTCGGCGATCTTTGCCGGTCTGGGCGTGTCTCACGAACGGATGACggagataaaaataaatgaaaCGGTGGGCTGCCAAAAAAGAATCGAAAAGAATCGAGagccggaaaaaaaaaaaaaaaaaaaaaaaaaagaaaagagagaagaaaaaaaaaaaggtcggCAGGAGTGTCACAGGGAAGTCACGCAAATGGCGCGGTAGCGAGACATTGATTGAGTTTAGCGCAGGAAAAAGCGCCGGCCAACCTGAAGCAGGAGcagtgagagaaaaagaagatggtaTGTAGGCAAGTGCGTGCAAGATGTCTAATATTAGCTGGCCGCAGTGTGTTTACTGGCCATGATTCTGCCAGCTGCTCGTGTTTCATTGTTTGCCTTAGTAGGTGCTACTTGTGTTTTACCAGCCTtttgcttatttttatttttaaaaattttcttttgctcaaACCCTTTGTGACGGTGGCGTaatgctactgctagtactactGCAGCAGTGCTAGTATTAGGTAAATAATCAAACACCGCCTGCATCGTTCATTTTATTCTAAATCTTCCTTTCCCGCGCATcaggcgctgctgcaggtgCAAGTGCGCCCATCCAGGGGTCCAGGCTGCTTTAACCCGGCTGGGCATTAGGCTCGCGGGTTAGACTTGTCTGCAAGCTTAGGCGCTGTGTGCGGTGGCCCCAGATGCGGCCGGCCCTGCAGGTGAGGCTTGAGGGCTCGTGCATGAATATTGGCTATTTTAGGGGAGATTGGAGCATGGCGGTTCGCTAGAGCGAGCCTTGGCTTGATTGGCTCTCGGGCACGTAAACGGCAATGCTCACGCGAATGCTAATGCGGCAAAGAGACGCAGCGAATGAAGACAATCTTGCATTGACGACCTATCGATTTCGTGCCCTTCTCTTAGTCCCTGCTTGTAGATACCTCTAGTACCTTgactgtctgtctgtctatgTATTTACTTACAATCCACTACTActaattttctttcccttgcaAATCCTCCCACAATCTCTGGCGTCCTTGGCATTTTGCATCCTCATGTAATAGCCGTGGATGTGAGCCCATAGGTGGACTGATTGCGCTGCGTGTGAGTGGGAAGCCGCACGTCCACTAATGCTAGCACTACGACTGCTCAGGTGCTTCAATGCTCAGCCAGTACCGCTCTGCGTGCGTCCAGCAACCTGTAACGTCCGCTACCAGCCCATCCACCCGTACCTGAAAAGGCTCCTGCGAGGGGCTGCTTCAGCGACCACTAAGAGCGCCGCGTGCCTGCCAAGAACGCTGTAGCGCAGCCCCTGGGGCCATGGAGCCGTTTCGGCAGCGAGCCATCCATGCGCCCCTGGAACGTCTTGGCACGGATTCTGGAGCGAGACTCGCCCCCGTGTAGCTGCCCAGTACCCAATCCGAGTGCGCCGCGCCGCGCTGGTACCTGCGCTGTACCCGCCGCCGAGGTCCCGCCTGTCACGggcgccaccaccaccaccaccgccaccaaagTCCCGCCCAGAACCTCCATCCAGCGCAGGAACAGCACTCTGTGCCTGAAGGCCGCTTCTCGCACGCGCTGACTCGAGATTGCCTCAACCTGCTTCCCGGCGCTTCACGATGGGGCGCGACAGGGATCTGGTCTCTTGCCTCGACCTTTCCCGGGCTGCAGGGGGGCGAGGCTTTGCGCCTGCTTGGTCAAGCGCCCAAGCATGAAAGCGTCTCCGGCAGAGGGCTCTGCTGCAGTATATCGATGGGTATATAGATATGCCCTCGGCCCGTCCTTTGCGGCTTGCTCGATTTTGAAGCTTCATCAGTCCTTGTGTCgttattttcctttcttttcttcgtcCCTTTTTCCTAATCTCACCAGTCTCTCATTTTGGGTCAAAGTCATTCGTTATCTTTGCATCCCTCAAACCACTGCTACACGCAACTACAACTACTCAACAAGAGCATTTCATATCGATATTCATATTCTTCATCCATCGTTTTTCGGTTTCTAGACGCTTGATCGCGATCTCCTGTCGTTTACTACTTCACCATGAAGACTGCTGCCTATGCTCTCCTGGCTGCGGCCGGCGTGGAGCAAGTTGCTGCCACTGTAAGATACTCGACGTCCTTCTTCTGTCTCATGTATACCTACACCTACGTATACCTATGCAGATGGCTGACTGTTATATCTCATCATCTAGTTCCACCTTGGAAGCTCCTGGACTCAGGCCGCGGCCTATAGCTGCCCCGGAAACACCAACAACCAGTGCAACCCCGACATGCAGGGTGGCTGGAACTTTGGCAACTTCCCCATCGGCCAACTCGGACAGTTTGGTGGATTCGACTTCAGCGGCTGGTCCTGCGAGAACGACTTCAGCAAGCGTGACAACCTCCTGAGTGCTCGCTCCTTTGGCTCTACCGGCCGCTCCATCGTCGGCTCCTGCACTGCCGAGAAGGAGACCTCTCCGTGCATCACCGCTGGCGAGGGCACTGGACACTTCTCTGTCGacaccttctccatctcccccGAGTTTGACTGTCGTCTCGAGTTCCACTACGGCATGCCCGATGGCTCTACCTGCAAGCACTCTGCTCAGTGCTCGTCCCAGGGAACCACGGTCAAGAACACCCAGTGCGGTGGTGCCAAGTCCGTGACCATTGTCTACCCCAACAGCGGCAAGTCGTCTTGCAAGACCAAGGTCCACCACATCGGCTGGGACTGCGGCAACAATGCTCCTCCGCCATCCCACTCGCAGCCTGCCTACACGCAGCCCGCCTACACTCCTCCCTCCCACCACTCCAAGCCCCCTCACTCTCAGCCCGCCTACACTCCCCCCTCTGGAGGATCTCACCACCACTCGCACTCCAAGCCCGGCTACTCTCTGCCTCCCTATGGCGAGACAACGACTGCTCCCGCCGGTGCCGAGACGACTACTGCTCCTGCTGGAACCACCACTGCCCCTGCTGGCGCTGAGACTACCACTGCTCCTGCTGAGACTGCTCCCGCCACAACCACTCCCTATGGCAACACTCCTCCCACTGGAACCACCGACGTTGTTGTGAGCACCTCCATCATCCCCGGCGGAACTACTACTGCTCCCGCTGGCGCCGAGACCACCACTGCTCCTGCTAGCGTCGAGACTGAGACCGAGACTGATTGCACCGAGACTGAGACCGAGACTGCTCCCGCTGGaaccaccactgctgctgtcgaGACTACTCCTGCTGGAACCACCACTGCCGCTGTCGAGACTACTCCTGCTGGAACCACTGCTCCCGCCACCCAGTCTGTCTACACCACCGTCTTCCAGAGCACCTCTACCGTCTTCACTACCAGCGTCCACACCATCACCAGCTGTGCTCCCGAGATTACCAACTGCCCGGCCAGAACCGACAAGCCCGTCGTCACCACCGTGACTGTTGCTGTCAGCACCACCATCTGCCCCGTCACCGCTACCATCACCGCTGGTGCTCCTCCTCAGCAGACCTCcggagccgccgccgctacTCAG
Proteins encoded:
- a CDS encoding uncharacterized protein (EggNog:ENOG41~SECRETED:SignalP(1-19)); the protein is MKTAAYALLAAAGVEQVAATFHLGSSWTQAAAYSCPGNTNNQCNPDMQGGWNFGNFPIGQLGQFGGFDFSGWSCENDFSKRDNLLSARSFGSTGRSIVGSCTAEKETSPCITAGEGTGHFSVDTFSISPEFDCRLEFHYGMPDGSTCKHSAQCSSQGTTVKNTQCGGAKSVTIVYPNSGKSSCKTKVHHIGWDCGNNAPPPSHSQPAYTQPAYTPPSHHSKPPHSQPAYTPPSGGSHHHSHSKPGYSLPPYGETTTAPAGAETTTAPAGTTTAPAGAETTTAPAETAPATTTPYGNTPPTGTTDVVVSTSIIPGGTTTAPAGAETTTAPASVETETETDCTETETETAPAGTTTAAVETTPAGTTTAAVETTPAGTTAPATQSVYTTVFQSTSTVFTTSVHTITSCAPEITNCPARTDKPVVTTVTVAVSTTICPVTATITAGAPPQQTSGAAAATQPASGTGSGSPPADSGLPCPDVLPKCINTWLPLVPNCKNNADASCYCPSKDLVTKVFDCIYANGQNDDDVAAAIVFFQGVCAGYASSNPAVATGAETITSIITVTGTPYAVPTDYTTITVATTVTEPCVSAGSTITGSSTTVYVSTAITVPQVSITAAPQPSYVPPAQSAPAVTAPVESAPAASAPAAPVESAPGAAPTLVTPPVAAPPAATGTGTGIPIPPVSTGIPIVNGAGRLGAGMGLGFAIMAAVAAL